One Brassica napus cultivar Da-Ae chromosome A1, Da-Ae, whole genome shotgun sequence genomic region harbors:
- the LOC106373417 gene encoding EPIDERMAL PATTERNING FACTOR-like protein 2, translating into MASCRKMSSCLLILLILISTYFSLMANGRPEPSSYETTTGGDQDQNMLMRGLIGSSPPRCERVRCRACGHCEAIQVPTNPQTKLHHSPSSEIINLDYTRGDDSTNYKPMSWKCKCGNSIYNP; encoded by the exons TCGTGCAGGAAAATGTCAAGTTGTCTACTGATTTTGCTGATTCTTATTTCGACCTATTTCAGTCTAATGGCTAATG GCAGACCCGAACCAAGCTCGTATGAAACCACTACT GGAGGTGATCAAGACCAGAATATGCTGATGAGAGGTTTAATAGGATCAAGTCCACCAAGATGTGAGAGAGTGAGATGTCGTGCGTGTGGACACTGTGAAGCAATACAAGTTCCTACTAATCCTCAAACAAAGCTCCATCACTCTCCTTCCTCTGAGATTATCAATCTTGATTACACCAGAGGAGACGACAGTACTAATTATAAACCAATGAGCTGGAAATGCAAATGCGGTAACTCTATCTATAACCCTTAA